A stretch of Scheffersomyces stipitis CBS 6054 chromosome 2, complete sequence DNA encodes these proteins:
- the REV3 gene encoding DNA polymerase zeta (which is unique in its ability to bypass thymine dimers during replication, is composed of Rev3p and Rev7p~go_funtion nucleotide binding; DNA binding; DNA-directed DNA polymerase activity; 3'-5' exonuclease activity~go_process DNA replication~go_funtion nucleotide binding; DNA binding; DNA-directed DNA polymerase activity; 3'-5' exonuclease activity~go_process DNA replication) yields the protein MSNRQNDITNVFSVQINDYDSYQTFPSKLDNLYGNVNQVPVIRIYGTIAVPKTTPNLVFNVLVHVHNYYPYLYVDCFEADKRKLASKEHIDNVINYLEASMIDSFKHDHQNSRTRRKFIAGVSVCRGTPIYGFQLGHRLVYRISLLSPKYKTRLSKLLYERKIDLSSLELDSNLKRPKKKALVYEAHIPYFLQFLADFNLFGCGWLYIDKNRNLGTKGIYFRSPVISEIHRQAFTATQIASLKNYLSNFINDKNILQNSVGSESNSTKFDRVGKSLLEIDINTNSIINRNSLELRELHNDFFELQDYRKLLEDDPQHKTHGYKFDREGNQRIYLASLKLVYEDLKYQCNIRGSTFQASSDTSPDDEKLNYFGTGETEWSNYQELSELLKYVVKLNGQTSLDLEKYSKKFIACKTTSIVDLMRKPSDVIEEPAFRTAFEEIEFEKTNRLNNSQLQFGTDLVNWKSDIRMLYNEKGDIQIPSSFDEFTFSSDTNTSFSSTSIEAFDIGFGSNSYEVLIPEELTKSNISESVEKYGIMKINYEDPFYDKQSDMPSKPLIFANKKIIVPLNNLSSIARLPMSKNIESFLEQAVFKSNIDFDHPKFDKWQYLPEAPSKSEIDEWLQDGENRLRKKAKKFRSQIEPGVTQSNDFKFSYNSEKVKRRNDGFNRLSDFHLEAHVNTNDPKFSPDPLKDPVSIISYYFDDTNNMFENSKNRSGILIFNDNMIDVKMLRSAMSFLENGTEIEVFDNELHMVNRLVSIIEKFDPDILSGYEVNASSWGYLIERFRTVYEVNLLADFSRGSYKTNGKFGDRWGYTHTSNIKINGRHIINVWRLLRHELSLTSYSLENVSYHLLHQSLPKFSNFQLSEWLRSNKFQNILTVFRYYQRRIALVIKIIEVQELVTRNVENSRLIGIDFNSNFYRGSQFRIESILSRLAKSENLLLNSPSKQQVFEMKPIECIPLIMEPNSNFYKSPLVVLDFQSLYPSVMIAYNYCFSTLLGRLHNFNPNKNEIGYLKNLSLPPGLVDLMEKENAITLSPNGYMFVKSNVRKSILAKMLEEILSTRVKVKEVMKLFRDDRELTRLYDARQLALKLIANVTYGYTSATFSGRMPNPDISDAIVSTGREILSKSIEIINNGNFGAKVVYGDTDSLFIYFPGKSRSEAFSIGRHIAQYITDQFPDPIKLKFEKVYHPCVLLTKKRYVGYSYEYENQTSPKFDAKGIETVRRDGIPAQQKIVEKSLRILFETKNLSRVKEYVQKQFHKISINKVSVIDFCFAKEVRYGTYKNEKYLPPGAIVAQKKVDEDHRKEPQYRERVPYVVVSDPTKTRIKDRCISPEEFIDSYKTTNPYILDYEYYITRVLIPPLERIFNLIGVDVKGWYRELPKFQKNSNKGILNISRNIRTHACLGCGDKLQSSTSSYLCSSCRHNELQVVTNLLSENKKNETNIITMNSLCQRCVNRNFEGIGTNVTKSCADECQNRDCSVYYNKFKAHN from the exons ATGAGCAACAGGCAGAATGATATAACAAACGTCTTCTCTGTTCAAATCAATGACTATGACTCGTATCAGACTTTTCCCTCTAAGTTGGATAACCTCTATGGCAATGTTAATCAGGTTCCAGTGATTCGAATATATGGAACTATTGCGGTTCCAA AAACAACGCCTAATTTGGTATTCAATGTGCTTGTACACGTTCATAATTACTATCCGTATTTATATGTAGATTGCTTCGAAGCAGATAAGAGGAAGTTGGCTTCCAAAGAGCACATAGACAATGTTATCAATTACTTAGAGGCATCCATGATAGACTCATTTAAAC ACGATCACCAAAATAGCAGGACACGTCGAAAATTCATAGCGGGGGTTTCAGTGTGTCGGGGAACCCCGATATATGGATTTCAATTGGGCCATCGCTTGGTTTACCGAATATCCTTGTTATCTCCTAAATATAAAACTAGACTATCGAAGCTATTGTATGAAAGGAAAATTGATCTTAGCTCATTAGAACTAGATTCTAATCTCAAGCGGCCAAAGAAAAAGGCTCTCGTTTATGAAGCACACATACCGTATTTTCTTCAGTTCCTAGCTGATTTTAACCTATTTGGATGTGGATGGCTTTACATCGACAAGAATAGAAATCTTGGTACCAAGGGTATTTATTTCCGCTCCCCAGTAATCTCTGAAATTCACAGACAAGCATTTACGGCCACCCAGATTGCCAGTCTAAAAAATTATCTTTCAAATTTTATTAATGACAAGAACATCCTTCAGAATTCTGTGGGATCGGAATCTAATTCAACTAAGTTTGATAGAGTAGGTAAGTCTTTGCTCGAGATTGACATCAATACGAACAGCATCATTAATCGAAATTCATTGGAACTACGTGAATTACACAAcgatttctttgaattACAGGATTATAGGAAGTTGCTTGAAGATGACCCTCAACATAAAACTCATGGATACAAATTTGACAGGGAAGGAAACCAGCGTATTTATTTGGCTTCTTTGAAACTCGTTTACGAAGATTTAAAATATCAATGTAACATTAGAGGATCGACTTTTCAAGCTTCAAGTGACACTAGTCCCgatgatgaaaaattgaattacTTCGGCACTGGCGAAACCGAATGGTCTAACTATCAAGAATTATCGGAGCTTTTGAAGTATGTCGTAAAATTGAATGGACAAACTAGTCTCGACCTTGAAAAGTATTCGAAAAAGTTCATAGCCTGTaaaacaacttcaattgtagatttgatGCGTAAACCATCAGACGTAATTGAAGAGCCAGCTTTTAGAACGGCatttgaagagattgaatttgaaaagacCAACAGATTGAACAATAGTCAATTACAATTTGGTACTGATCTTGTCAATTGGAAAAGCGATATCAGAATGCTTTACAATGAAAAAG GTGATATTCAAattccaagttcatttGACGAATTCACCTTTTCATCAGATACGAACACTTCATTCTCGTCCACCTCCATTGAGGCGTTTGATATTGGATTTGGTAGTAATTCATACGAAGTGTTGATACCAGAGGAATTAACTAAAAGTAATATATCGGAATctgttgaaaaatatggAATTATGAAAATCAACTACGAAGATCCATTCTACGATAAGCAATCTGATATGCCCAGTAAACCATTGATCTTTGCAAATAAGAAAATTATTGTGCCTCTAAATAATTTGTCCCTGATAGCCCGATTACCAATGTCTAAGAATATTGAATCCTTTCTCGAACAGGCTGTATTCAAGCTGAATATCGATTTCGATCACCCAAAATTCGATAAATGGCAGTATTTGCCAGAAGCTCCTTCTAAATCGGAAATTGATGAGTGGTTGCAAGATGGTGAAAATAGACTAAGGAAGAAGGCAAAAAAGTTCAGGTCTCAAATAGAACCTGGAGTTACTCAATccaatgacttcaagttttccTATAATTCTGAAAAGGTGAAACGCAGAAACGATGGTTTCAATCGTTTGAGCGATTTCCACTTGGAGGCTCATGTTAATACAAATGACCCCAAATTTTCTCCAGATCCACTAAAGGACCCTGTTTCTATTATAAGCTACTATTTTGATGATACAAACAATATGTTTGAGAACCTGAAGAACAGATCAGGTATCTTGATATTTAATGATAACATGATTGATGTTAAGATGTTGAGAAGTGCAATGagttttcttgaaaatgggacagaaattgaagtctttgacAATGAATTACATATGGTCAATCGCTTGGTTTCGATAATAGAAAAATTTGACCCAGACATTTTATCAGGATATGAAGTCAATGCGTCTTCATGGGGCTATCTCATTGAGCGATTCAGAACTGTTTATGAGGTAAACTTGTTAGCAGATTTCAGCAGAGGTTCTTATAAAACAAATGGTAAATTTGGTGATCGTTGGGGCTATACGCATACATCGAATATCAAGATTAATGGAAGACATATTATAAACGTCTGGCGTCTTCTCCGTCACGAATTGAGCTTAACAAGCTACTCACTTGAAAATGTCAGTTACCATCTTCTCCATCAATCGTTACCTAAGTTCCTGAACTTTCAATTATCCGAATGGTTGCGAAGTAATAAATTTCAGAACATATTAACAGTTTTCCGATATTATCAACGTAGAATTGCATTGGTAATTAAGATCATTGAGGTCCAAGAGCTTGTTACTCGAAATGTGGAGAACTCTCGCTtaattggaattgatttcaattccaatttctACAGGGGATCACAGTTCAGAATTGAGTCGATCCTTTCAAGACTTGCTAAGCTGGAAAATTTGCTTTTGAATTCCCCTTCCAAGCAGCAAGTATTTGAAATGAAACCAATTGAATGTATTCCTTTGATCATGGAACCAAATTCTAATTTTTACAAATCGCCTCTTGTTGTGCTTGATTTTCAGTCGTTGTATCCTTCTGTCATGATTGCCTACAACTATTGCTTTTCGACTTTGTTGGGAAGACTCCATAATTTTAATCCTAATAAGAATGAAATTGGTTACTTAAAAAACTTATCGTTGCCTCCTGGGTTGGTGGATCTTATGGAAAAGGAGAATGCGATTACACTTTCACCTAATGGGTATATGTTTGTGAAAAGTAATGTCCGCAAATCTATATTGGCAAAGAtgcttgaagaaattctaAGTACTAGAGTGAAAGTGAAAGAAGTAATGAAACTCTTTCGGGATGATAGAGAGTTGACCCGACTATATGATGCAAGACAATTAGCATTAAAGTTGATTGCTAACGTCACGTATGGTTATACTTCCGCAACTTTTAGTGGAAGAATGCCTAATCCAGATATCTCGGATGCAATTGTATCTACAGGTAGAGAGATTTTAAGCAAATCAATAGAAATTATTAACAATGGAAATTTTGGTGCCAAAGTTGTTTATGGTGACACTGATTCATTGTTTATCTATTTCCCAGGAAAGTCACGATCTGAGGCATTCAGTATTGGTCGTCATATAGCTCAGTACATTACAGATCAGTTTCCCGACCCTATTAAATTGAAGTTTGAGAAAGTCTATCATCCATGCGTCTTGTTAACTAAAAAGAGATATGTTGGGTATAGCTATGAGTATGAAAATCAAACATCTCCCAAGTTTGATGCTAAAGGTATCGAGACTGTGAGAAGAGATGGTATTCCAGCACAAcagaagattgttgaaaagtCACTCAGGATCCTTTTTGAAACTAAGAATTTGTCTCGAGTCAAGGAGTACGTCCAAAAGCAATTCCACAAGATCTCGATTAACAAGGTATCAGTGATTGATTTCTGTTTTGCAAAGGAGGTTCGTTATGGAACATATAAGAACGAGAAATACCTTCCTCCGGGTGCCATAGTTGCTCAGAAGAAGGTTGACGAAGACCATCGAAAGGAGCCTCAGTACAGGGAACGAGTTCCTTACGTTGTAGTTCTGGACCCtacaaagacaagaatcAAAGACAGATGCATATCCCCAGAGGAGTTTATCGACTCTTACAAGACCACAAATCCTTATATTTTGGACTATGAATACTATATCACAAGGGTTCTTATTCCTCCGTTAGagagaatcttcaatttgataGGTGTGGATGTAAAAGGATGGTATCGAGAATTACCCaagtttcagaagaacCTGAACAAAGGCATTTTGAATATCAGCCGAAATATAAGAACCCATGCCTGTTTGGGATGTGGAGATAAGTTACAATCTAGTACGTCCAGTTATTTATGTTCCAGTTGCAGGCATAATGAATTACAAGTGGTGACTAATCTACTTCtggaaaacaagaaaaatgAAACCAACATCATCACCATGAACTCCCTTTGCCAAAGATGTGTCAACCGCAactttgaaggaattggcACTAATGTGACCAAGAGTTGTGCTGACGAGTGCCAGAATCGAGACTGCTCTGTCTActacaacaagttcaaggcTCACAAT
- the OCH1 gene encoding membrane-bound alpha-1,6- mannosyltransferase Initiation-specific (membrane-bound alpha-1,6- mannosyltransferase initiates the polymannose outer chain elongation of N-linked glycans) has product MINKRVRLGLIAVLVLYLLYGFFRTFSVPGSSHRTESSSSKLQLKRELEIHSNWAKTGLNFQPNKKARLPIETTVRQQLSFQFPYESSKPFQKNIWQTWKVALDDDSFPLKYRTYQSTWDDKNPGYKHYVVADDVCEELISQLYSTVPDVARAYNIMPKSILKADFFRYLILYARGGVYSDIDTVGLKPIDKWVSSNTTLYDKPINPGLVVGIEADPDRPDWAEWYARRIQFCQWTIQAKKGHPMLRELIAEITEKTLTRARKGQLKKVLGKDEGGDIMNWTGPGIWTDAIFNYMNNVLQSPENFQKKKYDEIITWKIFTGMESAIAIDDVLVLPITSFSPDVGQMGAKNMNDPMAYAKHMFSGSWKHDEITKPNVN; this is encoded by the coding sequence ATGATTAACAAGAGGGTGAGGTTAGGATTGATAGCAGTGCTAGTCTTGTATTTATTGTACGGCTTTTTCCGCACGTTTTCCGTGCCGGGATCGTCACACAGaacagaatcttcttcttctaagtTGCAATTAAAGAGAGAACTCGAGATACATTCCAATTGGGCTAAGACTGGACTCAATTTCCAGCCCAACAAAAAGGCAAGATTACCTATAGAGACCACTGTGAGACAGCAATTATCATTTCAGTTCCCATACGAGTCGAGTAAGCCTTTCCAAAAGAATATCTGGCAGACATGGAAAGTCGCTTTAGATGATGATTCGTTTCCATTGAAATATCGTACTTACCAAAGTACTTGGGATGACAAGAATCCCGGATACAAACATTATGTAGTGGCAGATGATGTGTGCGAAGAGTTGATCAGCCAGTTGTATCTGACAGTTCCTGACGTTGCTAGAGCTTACAATATCATGCCCAAGAGCATCTTGAAGGCcgacttcttcagataCCTAATATTATATGCCAGAGGAGGAGTATATTCAGATATAGACACAGTAGGTTTGAAGCCGATAGATAAGTGGGTATCAAGCAACACTACTTTGTACGACAAACCCATCAACCCTGGCTTGGTTGTGGGAATCGAAGCTGACCCAGATAGACCCGACTGGGCTGAGTGGTACGCCAGACGTATTCAGTTCTGCCAATGGACCATTCAAGCCAAAAAAGGACATCCAATGTTGCGTGAATTGATCGCTGAGATCACAGAAAAGACTCTTACAAGAGCTAGAAAGGGACAGTTGAAAAAAGTATTAGGCAAAGACGAAGGAGGTGATATCATGAACTGGACTGGTCCAGGTATTTGGACCGATGCCATTTTTAACTACATGAACAACGTTCTTCAATCACCCGAAAACttccagaaaaagaagtatGACGAAATAATCACCTGGAAGATCTTCACAGGCATGGAACTGGCCATAGCTATCGACGATGTATTGGTTCTTCCAATCACTTCGTTCAGTCCCGATGTGGGCCAAATGGGAGCCAAGAACATGAATGATCCGATGGCATACGCTAAGCATATGTTTCTGGGTAGTTGGAAACATGACGAGATCACGAAACCAAATGTTAATTAG
- the DED1 gene encoding ATP-dependent RNA helicase of DEAD box family (ATP-dependent RNA helicase of DEAD box family; suppressor of uncontrolled mitosis~go_funtion nucleic acid binding; helicase activity; ATP binding), which yields GGNGSRRSQYVPPHLRNRNTSSGSGFGGNGGGRGRGSFGGSNYNNAGNRDNTIFGGSGRSRDRGFGGRGGFRSNQSRPGVGRWVDGKHEPSARNERIELELFGTAEDTSFQSSGINFDNYDDIPVEASGDGVPDPITSFTAPPLDELLVENITMSRFTKPTPVQKYSVPIVAGGRDLMACAQTGSGKTGGFLFPVLSESYINGPAPIAESTGAFSSHKVHPTILVMAPTRELVSQIYDEAKKFAYRSWVKPAVVYGGADIGQQIRNLDKGCDLLVATPGRLKDLLERGRVSLANIKYLVLDEADRMLDMGFEPQIRHIVQECDMPDVQDRQTLMFSATFPTDIQMLARDFLKDYIFLSVGRVGSTSENITQKILYVEDEEKKSVLLDLLSAGDAGLTIIFTETKRMADNLADFLYDQGFPATAIHGDRSQYEREKALAAFKSGAAPILVATAVAARGLDIPNVAHVINYDLPSDIDDYVHRIGRTGRAGNVGIATAFFNRNNKNVVKGLIDLLSEANQEVPDFLAKIGRESAFGGKTGGMRGGRGGSRGPVRDFRRGASGGSSGGWGNSSGSAGGWGAAPSGGNSYNSGYSSRSNSYNSSYGSSGYGNPTSTNSWW from the coding sequence GGCGGCAACGGCTCGCGTAGATCGCAGTACGTACCTCCCCATctcagaaacagaaacacgtcttctggctctggcttTGGCGGCAACGGTGGCGGCCGTGGCCGTGGCAGTTTTGGCGGCAGCAACTACAACAATGCTGGCAACCGCGACAACACGATCTTCGGAGGCAGCGGACGCAGCAGAGACCGTGGCTTTGGTGGAAGAGGAGGATTCAGATCCAACCAACTGCGTCCCGGTGTTGGACGTTGGGTCGATGGTAAACACGAGCCTTCTGCCCGTAACGAACGTATCGAACTCGAGTTGTTTGGAACCGCTGAGGACACCAGCTTCCAGTCGTCGGGTATTAACTTCGACAACTACGACGATATCCCTGTTGAAGCCTCCGGTGATGGCGTTCCTGACCCAATCACCTCCTTCACTGCTCCACCTTTAGACGAGCTCTTGGTGGAAAACATTACCATGTCCAGATTCACTAAACCTACCCCAGTGCAAAAGTATTCCGTTCCTATCGTTGCTGGTGGCAGAGATTTGATGGCCTGTGCCCAGACCGGTTCCGGTAAGACTGGTGGTTTCTTGTTCCCCGTCTTGTCTGAATCATACATCAACGGACCAGCACCTATTGCCGAAAGTACTGGTGCCTTTTCTTCTCACAAAGTTCATCCTACCATTTTGGTGATGGCTCCTACCAGAGAATTGGTCTCCCAGATCTACGATGAGGCAAAGAAATTCGCTTACAGATCGTGGGTCAAGCCTGCCGTCGTCTACGGTGGTGCTGACATTGGCCAGCAGATCAGAAACTTGGACAAGGGCTGTGATCTTTTAGTAGCCACTCCAGGTCGTCTTAaggacttgttggaaagagGCCGTGTGTCTTTGGCCAACATTAAGTACTTGGTTCTTGACGAAGCCGACAGAATGTTGGATATGGGTTTCGAACCTCAAATCAGACATATTGTCCAGGAATGTGACATGCCAGATGTCCAAGACAGACAAACATTGATGTTCTCTGCCACTTTCCCTACTGACATCCAGATGCTTGCCCGtgatttcttgaaggacTACATCTTTTTATCTGTCGGTAGAGTCGGTTCCACTTCCGAAAACATTACTCAGAAGATTTTATAcgttgaagacgaagaaaagaagtccgtcttgttggacttgttgTCTGCTGGCGACGCTGGTTTGACAATCATCTTCACTGAAACCAAGAGAATGGCCGACAACTTGGCAGATTTCTTGTACGACCAGGGCTTCCCAGCCACCGCCATTCACGGTGACAGATCGCAGTACGAAAGAGAAAAGGCTTTGGCCGCCTTCAAGAGCGGTGCTGCTCCTATTTTGGTGGCTACTGCCGTTGCTGCTAGAGGTTTGGATATTCCAAATGTCGCCCATGTCATCAACTATGACTTACCTAGTGACATCGATGACTATGTCCACAGAATTGGTCGTACCGGTCGTGCTGGTAACGTTGGTATCGCTACCGCATTCTTtaacagaaacaacaagaacgTTGTTAAGGGCTTGATTGACTTGTTGAGTGAAgccaaccaagaagttccTGATTTCTTGGCCAAAATCGGCAGAGAATCCGCTTTTGGAGGTAAGACTGGCGGTATGCGCGGCGGTCGTGGTGGCTCTAGAGGTCCAGTTAGAGACTTCAGAAGAGGCGCCAGTGGTGGCTCTTCCGGTGGTTGGGGCAACTCCAGTGGCAGTGCCGGTGGCTGGGGTGCTGCTCCAAGTGGCGGCAATTCCTACAACTCTGGCTACAGCTCTCGTTCCAACTCGTACAACAGCTCTTATGGATCCTCCGGTTACGGTAACCCAACCTCCACCAACTCGTGGTGGTAA
- the UTR1 gene encoding NAD(+) kinase (NAD(+) kinase (Unknown transcript 1 protein)~go_funtion NAD+ kinase activity~go_process metabolism) encodes MFTDKKSQLTARLHGEMTNTDRPTNPTKRASSRGYGTVVTNGHSIIANTSHANGFRSQSQSQIQSQNSSGTTSPVGNHISREAPMIHNKLYCEQVNKKITSSTNMLQKLSVDEIRSVKSHTELAETANGVRMLAKNLSKTTIQLDVRAIMIVTKARDNSLIYLTREVVEWLLTQERDITVYVDAKLENSKRFNTDDIRTQIPKANGLLRFWDKKFALKNPEKFDLVVTLGGDGTVLYASNLFQRVVPPVISFALGSLGFLTNFKFEHFRERMNTVIASGVKAYLRMRFTCRVHTADGKLICEQQVLNELVIDRGPSPYVTQLELYGDGSLLTIAQADGLIIATPTGSTAYSLSAGGSLVHPGVSAISVTPICPHTLSFRPILLPDGMFLKVKVPDTSRSTAWASFDGKVRTELRKGDYVTIQASPFPFPTVISSKTEYIDSVSRNLNWNAREQQKPFSHLLSDQSQRMMRKSTSAATQDLENLHIDNGAAEDDFDINYSSDSDSTPSDNETEEDLPYIPLPGDGINTPPPGNTYGGFEGTCFAHPHAKITLDSSATSTTNSTRYSSSTTGSGSED; translated from the coding sequence ATGTTTACAGACAAGAAGAGCCAGCTCACAGCACGACTCCACGGCGAGATGACGAACACAGATAGGCCCACAAATCCTACCAAGCGAGCTCTGAGTCGCGGCTACGGAACAGTTGTGACTAATGGCCACAGCATCATCGCTAACACCAGCCATGCCAACGGGTTTCggagccagagccagagccagatcCAGTCGCAAAACAGCAGCGGAACTACTAGTCCGGTGGGCAACCACATTCTGCGAGAGGCTCCGATGATCCACAACAAGCTCTACTGCGAGCAGGTCAACAAAAAGATTACTAGTTCTACCAACATGTTGCAGAAGCTTTCTGTAGACGAAATCCGTTCGGTCAAGTCCCATACAGAATTAGCGGAGACAGCCAACGGAGTGCGTATGCTCGCAAaaaacttgtccaagacCACGATCCAGTTGGATGTGCGTGCCATCATGATTGTGACCAAAGCCAGAGACAACTCTCTCATCTATTTGACACGAGAAGTGGTAGAATGGCTTCTCACGCAAGAACGTGACATCACGGTCTATGTTGAtgccaagttggaaaaccTGAAACGATTCAACACGGACGACATCCGCACCCAGATTCCAAAAGCAAACGGCCTCTTGCGTTTCTGGGACAAGAAGTTCGCCTTGAAAAACCCTGAGAAATTCGACTTGGTGGTCACTTTGGGAGGTGACGGAACAGTACTATATGCGCTGAACTTATTCCAACGTGTCGTCCCACCAGTAATCTCGTTTGCCTTGGGATCTTTGGGCTTtttgaccaacttcaagttcgaGCACTTCCGCGAACGCATGAACACAGTTATAGCCTCGGGCGTAAAGGCGTACTTACGAATGAGATTCACCTGTAGAGTACATACTGCTGACGGTAAGTTGATCTGCGAACAGCAGGTTCTCAACGAGTTGGTTATAGACAGAGGTCCATCACCCTACGTTACCCAGTTGGAGTTGTACGGAGATGGCTCTTTGCTCACCATTGCCCAGGCTGACGGCTTGATCATTGCAACACCTACGGGTTCGACAGCATACTCGCTCTCGGCAGGAGGATCATTGGTCCACCCAGGTGTCAGTGCAATTAGTGTGACGCCGATCTGTCCTCACACCTTGTCGTTCAGACCCATCTTGTTGCCAGACGGTATGTTCTTGAAGGTCAAGGTGCCCGACACTAGTAGATCTACTGCTTGGGCATCTTTTGACGGTAAGGTCCGAACCGAATTGCGCAAGGGCGATTACGTCACCATACAGGCTAGTCCATTCCCGTTCCCTACTGTTATCTCATCGAAAACTGAGTACATCGACAGTGTCAGTAGGAACTTAAACTGGAATGCCAGAGAGCAACAGAAGCCCTTCAGCCACTTGTTGAGCGATCAGAGCCAGCGTATGATGAGGAAGTCCACATCTGCGGCAACTCAAGATTTGGAGAATCTCCATATCGACAATGGTGCTGCAGAAGACGACTTTGATATCAATTACAGTTCGGATTCAGACTCGACTCCTTCAGATAATGAGACAGAAGAGGACCTTCCTTACATTCCTCTTCCAGGAGACGGCATCAACACCCCACCACCAGGAAATACTTACGGTGGATTCGAGGGAACATGCTTTGCCCATCCTCATGCCAAAATCACCTTGGACAGCTCGGCTACGTCGACTACAAACTCTACCAGATACTCTTCGTCTACAACTGGTTCCGGGTCTGAGGATTAG